One window of Athalia rosae chromosome 2, iyAthRosa1.1, whole genome shotgun sequence genomic DNA carries:
- the LOC105684613 gene encoding uncharacterized protein LOC105684613 isoform X2: MSNSARRSSCNTKQDWKMVELRGASVTGALENRSSNSVHYTILTVLDTIFSTCVAAPAVVGYWRGTWELSDVYIYPDNEVISCIVSIIIGFSGFFVFNVTQHFLDEFFHPDKHRLSYYLGSRCYTALFGFCCVNVWRGVWQALDLATGLLPSTVFATTGIGLLALALLRALRNIAAPPISLSVDSCPGYFVVPTMFRVDNTRNWSLYVLDCAFSVGVIGTLVVFAWRGSWVIFDLYLYPDNPEYSAVGSVVIGYAIVVIMFSLQPVMRYACARLKGLPRIIAVDIFLLISFIGAVNVWRGVWNCLGLWFLPDEPELSCWITLLGCFTLLVLLNCSNSILVRGVYIDAEEDDEKCAAFPCHYLRLFFKIEREKKEARRQNLVVASRDLATITERSAKEENGALLNASDSATVSENPESLV, from the exons ATGTCCAACTCAGCTAGGAGGTCAAGCTGCAATACCAAACAAGATTGGAAAATGGTAGAACTTCGAGGTGCAAGCGTTACGGGAGCACTTGAGAATCGCTCATCAAACAGTGTCCATTACACAATATTAACTGTATTAGAcacaattttttcgacatGCGTAGCGGCGCCGGCTGTAGTCGGTTATTGGCGAGGAACTTGGGAATTGAGCGATGTCTACATATACCCAGATAACGAAGTCATAAGCTGCATAGTTTCCATAATAATCGGATTTTCCGGTTTCTTTGTATTCAACGTAACTCAACACTttctcgacgaattttttcacccggaCAAACACCGTTTGTCTTACTACCTCGGATCAAGATGTTACACGGCTTTATTCGGTTTCTGTTGTGTCAACGTTTGGCGAGGCGTTTGGCAAGCTCTGGATTTGGCAACTGGACTTCTTCCGTCAACCGTTTTCGCTACCACGGGAATAGGCCTGTTAGCTCTAGCCCTTTTACGTGCTCTAAGGAACATCGCAGCACCACCCATCAGCCTCAGCGTAGACTCATGTCCCGGCTACTTCGTTGTGCCCACCATGTTCCGCGTCGAC AATACAAGGAACTGGTCTCTCTACGTATTGGATTGTGCGTTCAGCGTCGGAGTGATAGGGACGTTGGTGGTTTTCGCCTGGCGAGGTTCTTGGGTCATTTTTGACTTGTACCTATATCCCGACAACCCTGAATATTCGGCAGTTGGCTCCGTC GTAATTGGCTACGCCATCGTAGTAATAATGTTTTCACTTCAACCGGTGATGCGTTACGCGTGTGCCCGACTGAAAGGACTCCCCCGAATTATTGCCGTTgacatatttttattgataaGTTTTATCGGTGCGGTAAACGTATGGAGAGGAGTTTGGAACTGTTTGGGATTATGGTTTCTACCCGATGAGCCTGAATTATCCTGCTGGATAACGCTTCTTGGATGTTTTACACTTCTTGTCTTATTGAACTGCAGTAACTCCATTCTTGTACGGGGTGTTTACATCGACGCtgaagaagatgatgaaaaatgcgCCGCTTTTCCCTGCCATTATCTCAGACTATTTTTCAAG atcgaacgagagaagaaagaagcgaGACGGCAGAACCTCGTGGTAGCCTCGAGGGATTTAGCTACGATTACAGAGCGCTCGGCGAAGGAGGAAAACGGTGCGCTTCTAAACGCCTCAGATTCCGCGACGGTTTCTGAAAATCCAGAGTCTCTAGTCTAG
- the LOC105684613 gene encoding uncharacterized protein LOC105684613 isoform X1 codes for MHHEKISEPVTAELRNKNEFSDNQSTGGFKSNMAYDFDSKNVILCVCSTPKHHEEPSFGENSLELSKNSCSEVSLLEKSPSSGASGFPHSKFRLSSKEKFVSCGDISLTGKSSTNELNELGNINNNADDEDNKQTPDGDLTIIMVRKSLGSKSEKIKTPRAEENPNEETTSVQKLRNNSKSKRALAITDGLLCAIIVAPLVVGHWRGLWELMDLNSEIFPTWVCFFLGLGVHLFFAILKNILHAEFDEMKETAGIFHRLASRLVRNAYTFIFAAACIMHWRSGWIIFSDCTVHSWITQCATAVCVVLLILLRSVRNLLSAPFILGIDKHGKVFLFPTRFNLNTRNWSLYVLDCAFSVGVIGTLVVFAWRGSWVIFDLYLYPDNPEYSAVGSVVIGYAIVVIMFSLQPVMRYACARLKGLPRIIAVDIFLLISFIGAVNVWRGVWNCLGLWFLPDEPELSCWITLLGCFTLLVLLNCSNSILVRGVYIDAEEDDEKCAAFPCHYLRLFFKIEREKKEARRQNLVVASRDLATITERSAKEENGALLNASDSATVSENPESLV; via the exons ATGCAtcatgaaaaaattagcgagCCTGTAACGGCTGAAttacggaataaaaatgaattttcggacAACCAGTCAACCGGCGGTTTCAAAAGTAACATGGCTTACGATTTTGATTCAAAAAACGTAATCCTTTGTGTATGTTCGACACCCAAACATCACGAAGAACCGAGTTTCGGTGAGAATTCTCtagaattatcaaaaaatagcTGTAGCGAGGTGTCATTGTTAGAAAAAAGTCCAAGTTCCGGTGCTTCTGGGTTCCCTCACTCCAAATTTCGGCTGTCATCCAAAGAAAAGTTCGTTTCCTGCGGGGATATTTCGTTAACTGGAAAATCAAGTACTAATGAACTAAACGAACtcggaaatataaataataacgccgaCGATGAAGATAATAAACAAACACCGGATGGTGACCTGACAATTATTATGGTCCGTAAATCATTGGGTTCTAAG agtgaaaaaattaagacaccGAGGGCAGAAGAGAATCCCAATGAGGAAACAACAAGCGTGcagaaattgagaaataattcGAAGAGCAAACGAGCGTTGGCAATCACCGATGGATTATTGTGCGCCATTATTGTTGCACCATTGGTAGTCGGTCATTGGAGAGGTTTATGGGAGCTAATGGATTTAAATTCAGAAAT ATTTCCTACGTGGGTCTGCTTCTTTCTTGGTTTAGGAGTGCACCTTTTTTTTGCGATACTGAAGAACATTCTTCACGCCGAATTCGATGAGATGAAAGAAACTGCAGGAATTTTCCATCGTCTCGCATCTCGCCTCGTTCGAAATGCTTATACTTTCATATTTGCCGCGGCATGTATCATGCACTGGCGAAGTGGTTGGATAATATTCAGTGATTGCACCGTTCATTCTTG GATCACCCAATGCGCGACAGCCGTCTGTGTCGTGCTCTTAATTCTCCTTCGTTCGGTCCGAAATCTTTTATCGGCGCCTTTTATACTGGGCATAGATAAACATGGAAAAGTATTCCTATTCCCAACGAGATTCAACTTG AATACAAGGAACTGGTCTCTCTACGTATTGGATTGTGCGTTCAGCGTCGGAGTGATAGGGACGTTGGTGGTTTTCGCCTGGCGAGGTTCTTGGGTCATTTTTGACTTGTACCTATATCCCGACAACCCTGAATATTCGGCAGTTGGCTCCGTC GTAATTGGCTACGCCATCGTAGTAATAATGTTTTCACTTCAACCGGTGATGCGTTACGCGTGTGCCCGACTGAAAGGACTCCCCCGAATTATTGCCGTTgacatatttttattgataaGTTTTATCGGTGCGGTAAACGTATGGAGAGGAGTTTGGAACTGTTTGGGATTATGGTTTCTACCCGATGAGCCTGAATTATCCTGCTGGATAACGCTTCTTGGATGTTTTACACTTCTTGTCTTATTGAACTGCAGTAACTCCATTCTTGTACGGGGTGTTTACATCGACGCtgaagaagatgatgaaaaatgcgCCGCTTTTCCCTGCCATTATCTCAGACTATTTTTCAAG atcgaacgagagaagaaagaagcgaGACGGCAGAACCTCGTGGTAGCCTCGAGGGATTTAGCTACGATTACAGAGCGCTCGGCGAAGGAGGAAAACGGTGCGCTTCTAAACGCCTCAGATTCCGCGACGGTTTCTGAAAATCCAGAGTCTCTAGTCTAG